In Luteibacter mycovicinus, a genomic segment contains:
- a CDS encoding MipA/OmpV family protein, translated as MRRTCLTLLVTLLAAASAHAQDDDGPTYAFGAGVQRMPAWMGSKDRRNQPIPYIDIDLPGKGELSTADGLTIDLLAGEHWHGGIYGNWLWGRTHDDLGPLGGKVASLSPRFQGGGYLEYAFDKHFSVGGHVAHDTDGAGAYVALYADYQLPDVWYIQHSVELQVEGMNGPAMRRFFGVTPSEAAGIGTRSWRPGAGGQSANLEYDAFIPTSKQTGFALAISYGRLFGDAAASPLVKSYGSPRQVTETLAFVYHF; from the coding sequence ATGCGTCGAACCTGTCTCACCCTCCTCGTCACGTTGCTGGCGGCCGCTTCCGCGCATGCGCAGGACGACGACGGCCCGACCTACGCCTTCGGCGCAGGCGTTCAGCGCATGCCCGCGTGGATGGGCTCAAAAGACCGACGCAACCAGCCGATTCCGTACATCGACATCGATTTGCCCGGCAAGGGCGAGCTTTCGACCGCCGATGGCCTGACCATCGATCTGCTGGCCGGCGAGCACTGGCATGGCGGGATCTACGGGAACTGGCTATGGGGACGTACGCATGACGATCTCGGTCCGCTCGGCGGTAAGGTCGCCTCGCTCTCCCCGCGATTCCAGGGCGGCGGATACCTCGAATACGCGTTCGACAAACACTTCAGCGTCGGCGGGCATGTCGCGCACGACACCGATGGTGCCGGCGCTTATGTCGCGCTGTATGCCGACTACCAGCTACCGGATGTCTGGTACATCCAGCACTCGGTCGAACTGCAGGTCGAAGGCATGAACGGGCCGGCGATGCGACGATTCTTCGGTGTCACGCCCTCCGAAGCGGCCGGCATCGGCACGCGATCGTGGCGTCCCGGGGCCGGCGGGCAGTCGGCCAACCTGGAGTACGACGCCTTCATTCCTACGTCGAAACAGACGGGTTTCGCACTGGCGATATCGTATGGACGGCTATTTGGCGATGCGGCGGCGAGTCCGCTGGTGAAGTCGTACGGATCGCCTCGTCAGGTCACCGAAACACTGGCCTTCGTGTATCACTTCTGA